A stretch of Cheilinus undulatus linkage group 20, ASM1832078v1, whole genome shotgun sequence DNA encodes these proteins:
- the lrrc20 gene encoding leucine-rich repeat-containing protein 20 isoform X1 codes for MAEAVANVARRINATVEEGKDSLDLSNCMLVSFPDGVFKVLRSVTEDIRIITLADNEMKAISSKVFSTFTQLRELDLQGNVLTKLPDNVREMEHLTSINLANNRFSSFPDKLTEIATLERINLEGNTINEIPVEKLSNMPALKWLNVKSNPLDSNTRSALQSPHSFDILTST; via the exons ATGGCCGAGGCAGTCGCAAATGTGGCCCGAAGGATAAATGCAACAGTTGAGGAGGGGAAAGATAGTTTGG aTCTGTCAAACTGCATGCTTGTTTCTTTCCCAGACGGTGTGTTCAAGGTCCTAAGGAGTGTGACAGAAGACATCCGCATTATCACTTTAGCTGACAATGAGATGAAGGCCATCTCCAGCAAGGTCTTTTCAACCTTCACTCAGCTAAGAG AACTTGACCTGCAGGGCAATGTCCTTACCAAGCTGCCTGACAATGTGAGAGAAATGGAGCACTTGACCAGCATTAATCTGGCAAATAATCGCTTCTCCAGCTTCCCTGATAAACTCACTGAAATAGCTACACTGGAGAGAATTAATTTAGAGGGAAACACCATCAATG AGATACCAGTGGAAAAGCTGTCTAACATGCCGGCACTGAAGTGGCTAAATGTAAAGTCGAACCCTTTGGACTCAAACACTCGGTCTGCTCTGCAATCACCCCACAGTTTTGACATATTGACTTCAACATAG
- the lrrc20 gene encoding leucine-rich repeat-containing protein 20 isoform X2, protein MAEAVANVARRINATVEEGKDSLDGVFKVLRSVTEDIRIITLADNEMKAISSKVFSTFTQLRELDLQGNVLTKLPDNVREMEHLTSINLANNRFSSFPDKLTEIATLERINLEGNTINEIPVEKLSNMPALKWLNVKSNPLDSNTRSALQSPHSFDILTST, encoded by the exons ATGGCCGAGGCAGTCGCAAATGTGGCCCGAAGGATAAATGCAACAGTTGAGGAGGGGAAAGATAGTTTGG ACGGTGTGTTCAAGGTCCTAAGGAGTGTGACAGAAGACATCCGCATTATCACTTTAGCTGACAATGAGATGAAGGCCATCTCCAGCAAGGTCTTTTCAACCTTCACTCAGCTAAGAG AACTTGACCTGCAGGGCAATGTCCTTACCAAGCTGCCTGACAATGTGAGAGAAATGGAGCACTTGACCAGCATTAATCTGGCAAATAATCGCTTCTCCAGCTTCCCTGATAAACTCACTGAAATAGCTACACTGGAGAGAATTAATTTAGAGGGAAACACCATCAATG AGATACCAGTGGAAAAGCTGTCTAACATGCCGGCACTGAAGTGGCTAAATGTAAAGTCGAACCCTTTGGACTCAAACACTCGGTCTGCTCTGCAATCACCCCACAGTTTTGACATATTGACTTCAACATAG
- the ndr2 gene encoding nodal-related 2 yields MRSLGPVALALHASLLVLVAQEVQKGKDGVYTRSLQRFSLMDRATGYHLPTYMMHLYRNFKSNFSRPLDAMEQVAAREADTVKSVVAKSLTYRQKRWSATFDLHALLADKQIQAAELRVRLPQTQSASNITVEVYHQTCHNHKSCQEQQLVGLLSQSSLVSSSQSWKVFNMTRPLLSWLGQKSTARIRHKRVSRRRKMETKRGPSLPDHSVYVASSRREQDVSDQALLVVFSLTGSDENSKVKASLLHTAEQSKFLSPAEIKKARRPKRRRSKRGQKEQTARSPQASKRGSEKSLCRKVDLHVDFNQIGWGSWIIFPKRYNAYRCEGFCPGPLGEELNPTNHAYMQSLLKHYHPDRVASPCCAPTKMSPLSMLYYENGEMLLRHHEDMIVDECGCQ; encoded by the exons ATGCGCTCATTGGGACCTGTGGCTCTCGCGCTGCACGCATCACTGCTCGTGCTGGTGGCTCAGGAGGTCcaaaaaggcaaagatggagTTTATACGAGGTCGCTGCAGCGGTTTTCTCTCATGGATAGAGCAACTGGATACCATCTGCCTACCTACATGATGCATCTCTACAGGAACTTCAAGTCCAACTTTTCCAGGCCTTTGGATGCTATGGAGCAGGTCGCTGCGAGGGAAGCTGACACAGTGAAAAGTGTGGTAGCCAAAA GTTTGACCTACAGACAGAAGCGTTGGTCTGCTACCTTTGACCTCCATGCCCTGCTGGCTGACAAACAGATccaagcagcagagctgagagtcAGACTTCCTCAGACCCAGAGTGCCTCCAACATCACCGTAGAGGTCTATCACCAGACGTGCCATAACCACAAGAGCTgccaggagcagcagctggtGGGGCTGCTCTCTCAATCATCTCTGGTCTCTTCATCTCAGAGCTGGAAGGTGTTCAACATGACGAGACCTCTGTTGAGCTGGCTCGGGCAAAAATCAACAGCCAGGATCCGACACAAGAGAGTGTCGAGGAGAAGGAAAATGGAAACAAAGAGAGGCCCGTCACTCCCGGATCATTCTGTCTATGTGGCGAGTTCAAGAAGAGAGCAGGACGTGAGCGACCAGGCCTTGCTGGTCGTCTTCTCACTCACAGGCTCGGATGAAAACTCAAAGGTCAAAGCAAGCTTACTCCACACAGCTGAACAATCTAAGTTCTTGTCCCCTGCTGAAATCAAAAAGGCACGTAGGCCGAAGAGGCGCAGGAgtaaaaggggtcagaaagaaCAAACAGCGAGAAGCCCGCAGGCATCCAAAAGAGGGAGTGAAAAATCTCTCTGTCGCAAGGTCGACCTGCATGTAGACTTTAATCAAATTGGATGGGGGTCTTGGATCATCTTTCCTAAAAGATATAACGCCTACCGCTGTGAAGGGTTCTGCCCTGGCCCCCTGGGAGAGGAGCTAAATCCAACAAACCACGCGTACATGCAA agTTTGCTGAAACACTACCACCCTGACAGAGTGGCCTCTCCTTGCTGCGCCCCGACCAAAATGAGCCCATTAAGCATGCTGTACTATGAAAACGGGGAGATGCTGCTTCGACATCATGAAGACATGATTGTGGATGAGTGTGGCTGCCAGTAA